The following are encoded together in the Anopheles nili chromosome 3, idAnoNiliSN_F5_01, whole genome shotgun sequence genome:
- the LOC128723005 gene encoding golgin subfamily A member 6-like protein 25, whose product MRRPSKMRSLTLLACIGCLCVSLVLADNPIAIRQKRSPAPFFFNKGHDHHEPKCVWEKKLAWKEDWKKVWESKKVEVWKSEWKKQQIPVWKVVEVPIWREVKVPDWKIIKKPYWKETEIPAWKEVQVPDWKKVNKPVWREVQVPVWKEVQVPEWKQIWVPDTVKVGIPGEKYLGKDEHGWEYTSHDLWKKKMVWKPLWKKVWKTVKKEEWKTEKKLEWKEEWVQEWRTEKKQIWVKKKEELWKEEKVEIWRIEKKQEWATEKKLEWKEDWKEIKVPAWKEIQVPAWKKVWKPVWEKACVPVSHGWH is encoded by the exons ATGCGTCGGCCATCCAAGATGAGGTCGTTAACGCTGCTG GCCTGCATAGGCTGCCTCTGTGTCTCTCTGGTTCTAGCGGACAACCCGATTGCCATTCGACAAAAACGAAGTCCTGCTCCGTTCTTCTTCAACAAGGGTCACGACCACCACGAACCAAAATGCGTCTGGGAGAAGAAGCTGGCCTGGAAGGAGGATTGGAAGAAGGTCTGGGAGTCGAAGAAAGTCGAGGTGTGGAAGTCCGAGTGGAAAAAGCAACAGATCCCGGTCTGGAAAGTGGTGGAAGTTCCGATTTGGCGCGAGGTGAAAGTGCCGGACTGGAAGATCATCAAGAAACCGTACTGGAAGGAGACTGAGATACCGGCCTGGAAGGAAGTGCAGGTGCCTGACTGGAAGAAAGTGAACAAGCCCGTCTGGCGCGAGGTGCAAGTCCCGGTCTGGAAGGAAGTACAGGTACCCGAATGGAAGCAAATCTGGGTGCCAGATACGGTCAAGGTCGGCATTCCCGGAGAGAAGTACTTAGGCAAGGACGAACACGGATGGGAGTACACAAGCCACGATCTatggaagaagaagatggTCTGGAAGCCCCTGTGGAAGAAGGTCTGGAAGACCGTCAAGAAAGAGGAATGGAAGACGGAGAAGAAGCTCGAATGGAAGGAAGAGTGGGTACAGGAGTGGCGCACCGAGAAGAAGCAGATCTgggtgaagaagaaggaggaaCTCTGGAAGGAGGAGAAGGTCGAGATCTGGCGCATCGAGAAGAAACAGGAGTGGGCAACCGAGAAGAAGCTGGAGTGGAAGGAAGACTGGAAAGAGATCAAGGTCCCAGCCTGGAAGGAGATTCAGGTGCCTGCCTGGAAGAAGGTGTGGAAACCGGTCTGGGAGAAGGCTTGCGTACCAGTCAGCCATGGATGGCATTAG